One stretch of Brevibacillus laterosporus DNA includes these proteins:
- a CDS encoding ABC transporter substrate-binding protein, translating to MKKKAWSVLSVIALAGTLVAGCGNSAQPVANSGSTSVPVQGGGAASTPAKMENKLVIAGNGATVEKLMKDEIFKKFNEKYPDVKLSYVSGVSTEIVAKVKAQQNSPQIDIAIVEGGEQEKGRTEGLWQPITATEISNAANVSDDLKVLDNSGVTVNFTPMGISYNSELVKAKGMPVPESWNDLTRPEMKGNLTLTDVTSNFGRSTLIMLAYTNGGSEKEMEEGFKKLETIAGYMPTFAKSAAQLQQNLQSKTSAYTAWTMARSITQKKSGLPLEFVFPKEGANIVPNVAVMVKGAKHPEAAKEFINFLLTDEVQNMYASKLYYNPATKVNLPDEIKKQLDFDRTRVVNFDYSVLGNKTGEWVDRFNKEIAPRVGK from the coding sequence ATGAAGAAAAAAGCGTGGTCTGTCTTATCCGTTATAGCACTTGCAGGAACGTTAGTAGCAGGCTGTGGAAACTCAGCGCAACCAGTAGCAAATAGTGGTTCGACATCGGTACCCGTGCAAGGTGGAGGTGCTGCGTCTACTCCAGCGAAAATGGAAAACAAACTAGTCATTGCTGGTAATGGCGCTACCGTAGAGAAATTAATGAAAGACGAGATTTTTAAAAAATTTAATGAAAAATATCCAGACGTAAAGCTCTCATATGTATCAGGTGTATCTACAGAAATTGTGGCTAAGGTGAAAGCACAACAAAATTCTCCACAGATCGATATAGCTATCGTTGAAGGTGGTGAGCAAGAGAAAGGTCGTACAGAAGGACTATGGCAGCCCATTACAGCTACAGAAATCTCTAATGCTGCTAACGTATCTGATGACTTAAAAGTGTTAGATAATTCGGGAGTTACAGTCAATTTCACGCCGATGGGTATCTCTTACAATAGTGAGTTAGTTAAAGCAAAAGGTATGCCTGTTCCAGAATCTTGGAATGATCTCACTCGTCCTGAAATGAAAGGAAATCTGACTTTAACCGATGTAACAAGCAACTTTGGACGAAGTACTTTGATTATGCTTGCGTATACAAATGGCGGTTCGGAAAAAGAGATGGAAGAGGGCTTTAAAAAGCTGGAAACGATTGCAGGATATATGCCTACATTTGCAAAGTCAGCAGCACAGCTACAACAGAATTTGCAAAGTAAAACGTCCGCTTACACTGCTTGGACAATGGCCCGTAGTATCACGCAGAAAAAGTCGGGTTTACCACTTGAATTCGTGTTTCCCAAAGAAGGGGCCAACATTGTACCTAACGTAGCAGTTATGGTAAAAGGTGCGAAACATCCAGAAGCAGCTAAAGAATTTATTAACTTCTTATTAACAGATGAAGTGCAAAACATGTATGCCTCAAAATTGTATTACAACCCAGCTACCAAAGTGAACTTACCAGACGAGATAAAGAAACAGCTTGATTTTGACCGCACGAGAGTCGTAAATTTTGATTATTCTGTTTTGGGCAACAAAACGGGAGAGTGGGTTGACCGTTTCAACAAGGAAATCGCACCAAGGGTAGGAAAGTAG
- a CDS encoding ABC transporter ATP-binding protein, with amino-acid sequence MTRVFDVEFINVQKKFQNQIVVDNFQLQIEQGEFISLLGPSGCGKTTTLHMIAGFLDPDQGELLIKGKKMNGVPPYKRELGMVFQTYSLFPHMTVGENIGYGLKLRKISKTEQKEKIRKVLELVKLPHVIDRYPKQLSGGQRQRIAIARALVVEPSLLLLDEPLSNLDAKLREELRDELKRLHQEIGVTTIFVTHDQEEALSLSDRIAVMNNGRVEQIGRPHEIYHHPATEFVHTFIGKSNRLPGLITSIEGQTMIIKTDGDWEMQAVVTDKIFQVGQRVTAYVRPEKIKLCPLSDRSGDQITADHKMYGQLSFSSFLGAYTECKVCIGGVQLDVRVQESSVLTEIKHGETVICQWDKEDVFVMTEGRK; translated from the coding sequence TTGACTAGAGTATTTGATGTAGAATTCATCAATGTTCAGAAAAAATTCCAGAATCAAATTGTTGTTGATAACTTCCAGCTTCAGATTGAGCAAGGGGAGTTCATCTCCTTGCTCGGACCTTCGGGTTGTGGCAAAACGACAACGTTACATATGATCGCTGGATTTTTAGATCCCGATCAAGGTGAGTTGCTCATTAAAGGAAAGAAGATGAATGGAGTTCCTCCTTACAAACGTGAATTGGGCATGGTATTCCAAACCTATTCTTTATTTCCACACATGACTGTAGGAGAGAATATTGGTTACGGATTAAAACTACGCAAAATATCTAAAACGGAACAAAAAGAAAAGATACGAAAAGTTCTAGAGCTGGTGAAGCTACCGCATGTAATAGACCGCTATCCCAAGCAGCTATCTGGTGGACAGCGCCAACGTATTGCGATTGCTCGAGCATTAGTGGTTGAGCCATCCCTATTACTTCTCGACGAACCATTAAGCAATCTGGATGCGAAATTACGTGAAGAATTACGTGATGAGCTTAAGCGTCTACATCAGGAAATCGGCGTTACAACTATTTTTGTTACGCACGATCAGGAAGAAGCATTATCGCTATCTGATCGAATTGCAGTTATGAATAACGGACGTGTAGAGCAAATTGGTCGACCTCATGAAATTTATCATCATCCTGCAACCGAATTTGTTCATACGTTTATTGGTAAGTCTAATAGATTGCCTGGTCTCATTACATCTATTGAAGGGCAAACCATGATCATAAAGACAGATGGAGATTGGGAGATGCAGGCTGTGGTGACAGATAAAATCTTCCAAGTAGGACAGCGAGTGACTGCCTATGTTCGTCCTGAAAAAATCAAATTATGTCCATTAAGTGATAGATCAGGTGATCAAATCACCGCCGATCATAAAATGTATGGACAACTATCGTTCTCTTCGTTCCTTGGAGCATATACAGAATGTAAGGTGTGTATTGGCGGAGTTCAGCTGGATGTGCGTGTGCAAGAATCTAGTGTGCTTACCGAAATTAAACATGGAGAGACAGTAATCTGTCAATGGGATAAAGAAGATGTATTTGTCATGACGGAGGGGAGGAAGTAG
- a CDS encoding ABC transporter permease: MSKRLAYLLLLLPAMIILLGVFLIPMLLILLLSFEGAEGQFSWSNYLLLFQDTYYLEILGRTITLSLYTVVCTLLLAYPVAMFMASTQGKMRGLVTMLILCPHLISVVIRNFGWVVILGDTGWINSLLIKVGLIDAPIRLLYNELGIVVGLTDAFIAYMVLAIATSLYTIDASLYKAASILGATRLQSFFHITLPLSIPGVFAGITLVFSLSMSAYVTPALMGGTSVKVIPVLAFEQIMSTLNWPLGAALAILLLSSTVVLVTLFTRLVETKRYKEVFTS, from the coding sequence ATGTCCAAACGACTTGCCTATCTGTTATTACTTTTGCCAGCAATGATTATTTTGCTGGGTGTTTTTCTGATTCCTATGCTCTTGATCCTTCTTTTAAGTTTTGAAGGGGCAGAGGGTCAATTTAGTTGGTCTAACTATCTCTTGTTGTTTCAAGATACCTATTATCTAGAGATTCTAGGAAGAACGATTACCTTAAGTTTGTATACGGTTGTTTGTACGTTACTACTAGCTTATCCTGTGGCCATGTTTATGGCCAGCACACAAGGAAAGATGCGCGGGCTTGTCACGATGTTAATTTTGTGTCCACATCTTATTAGTGTTGTCATACGGAATTTTGGCTGGGTGGTTATCCTTGGAGATACTGGTTGGATTAATAGTTTGTTGATAAAAGTAGGGCTTATTGATGCACCAATACGTTTGTTATACAACGAATTGGGCATTGTCGTAGGCTTAACGGATGCTTTTATTGCTTATATGGTATTAGCGATTGCTACTAGTCTGTACACCATTGATGCTTCTTTGTATAAAGCAGCTTCTATCTTAGGGGCAACACGTCTTCAGTCGTTCTTTCACATTACGTTACCTCTAAGTATACCAGGTGTGTTTGCCGGTATTACGCTTGTATTCAGCTTGTCGATGAGTGCTTATGTAACGCCTGCTCTTATGGGGGGAACGTCTGTTAAAGTGATTCCTGTATTAGCTTTTGAACAGATCATGTCGACATTGAACTGGCCATTAGGGGCAGCTCTCGCAATATTATTGCTTTCAAGTACGGTTGTGCTGGTCACATTATTTACACGATTAGTAGAAACAAAAAGGTATAAAGAGGTGTTTACATCATGA
- a CDS encoding ABC transporter permease: MRQGRFSWLGVITVAILIFVNAPFLIIIPSSFTSAGYLSFPPEGFSFDWYKQILDRPEFIDAFWFSLQLAAITAILATLIGTMAALAISKYQFKGKNIISGLLLLPLTVPSLIIGIAALLFFTRLELGGTFLGLLLAHVLISIPYVVRLVLTGLTTFDYTLEKAAYMLGARPLHVFWDITLPMLRPAILSGFIFSFLTSFDNVTISLFLVAPDTTTLPLAIFTYMQESLDPMVASISSVVILISLFFIFLLEKVYGLDRLFGLNAQQH, encoded by the coding sequence ATGAGACAAGGAAGATTTTCCTGGCTAGGTGTTATCACCGTCGCCATTTTGATTTTTGTAAATGCACCTTTTTTGATTATTATTCCTAGTTCGTTTACGTCTGCGGGTTATCTGTCGTTCCCCCCTGAAGGGTTCTCTTTTGATTGGTATAAACAAATCCTAGATCGTCCAGAGTTCATTGATGCATTCTGGTTTAGCTTGCAGCTTGCAGCTATTACAGCTATCCTTGCTACACTGATTGGTACTATGGCTGCTCTAGCTATTTCTAAGTATCAATTTAAGGGAAAGAACATAATAAGCGGGTTACTCTTGTTACCTTTAACAGTTCCATCGCTCATTATTGGTATCGCCGCCCTGCTTTTCTTTACTCGACTAGAGCTGGGAGGAACATTCCTTGGCTTGTTGCTGGCTCACGTTTTAATTTCTATTCCTTATGTAGTACGACTGGTTTTGACGGGGTTAACTACATTTGATTACACCCTGGAAAAAGCAGCGTATATGTTGGGAGCAAGGCCGCTACATGTTTTCTGGGATATTACACTACCAATGCTTCGTCCAGCGATTTTGTCAGGATTTATCTTCTCCTTCCTGACCTCGTTTGATAATGTGACAATTTCCTTGTTTCTTGTCGCTCCCGATACAACAACGTTACCACTTGCCATTTTTACGTACATGCAAGAGTCTCTTGATCCGATGGTAGCGTCTATCTCATCTGTCGTTATTTTAATTAGCCTATTCTTTATCTTTTTATTAGAGAAGGTGTATGGTTTAGATCGATTGTTTGGATTAAACGCACAACAACACTAA
- a CDS encoding M20 family peptidase produces the protein MALYTYLQEQLPSFLQRLEESVNIDSPSKHKPQSEKMIAWYIKEIQKLTNGVIHRYTNPTYGDQLRCEVGTGKKRILLVGHYDTVWPLQESVERPFRCEDGKAYGPGVYDMKAGILQALFAIHALDMFDRLPKDKTFVLLLTGDEEIGSPTSRMILEEEAKKAEVAFILEPPMAPHGALKTWRKGSSQYTIQVSGVSAHAGVDHAKGISAIQEMTYHIQRLHNLTNYDSGTTVNVGTVTGGVGRNVVADYAEAEVDVRVQSQEEAERLHQVIMSLQPVLTGTKLVVKGGISRPPMEKTEKSYALFSLAKFICEQEFSCSLTEEGTGGVSDGNFVAACGVPTLDGLGASGDYAHSPREFIWIKDIPKRTTLLARLLEEC, from the coding sequence ATGGCCCTATATACTTATCTGCAAGAACAACTTCCTAGCTTTTTGCAACGATTAGAGGAGAGTGTCAATATCGACTCTCCTTCCAAACATAAACCACAGAGTGAAAAAATGATTGCTTGGTATATAAAAGAAATACAAAAATTAACAAATGGAGTCATCCATCGTTATACGAATCCCACCTATGGCGACCAACTGCGCTGTGAGGTGGGGACAGGTAAGAAAAGAATTTTATTAGTTGGTCATTATGACACGGTATGGCCACTACAAGAATCCGTGGAGCGACCATTTCGCTGCGAAGACGGAAAAGCATATGGTCCAGGTGTTTATGATATGAAGGCAGGAATTCTCCAAGCACTATTTGCTATTCATGCTCTGGATATGTTTGATCGTTTGCCCAAAGATAAAACATTTGTTCTTCTTTTAACAGGTGATGAAGAGATCGGTAGTCCTACTTCACGTATGATTTTGGAAGAGGAAGCAAAAAAAGCAGAGGTAGCCTTCATCTTGGAACCTCCGATGGCTCCACATGGGGCGTTGAAGACGTGGCGTAAAGGTAGCTCACAATATACCATTCAGGTATCAGGTGTCTCAGCTCATGCAGGTGTGGACCATGCAAAGGGAATTTCAGCTATTCAAGAGATGACCTATCATATTCAACGATTGCATAACCTTACCAATTATGACAGTGGAACAACCGTTAATGTAGGAACTGTCACTGGAGGGGTGGGGAGAAATGTAGTAGCCGATTATGCCGAAGCAGAAGTAGATGTACGAGTTCAATCTCAAGAGGAAGCCGAACGGTTACACCAAGTGATCATGTCTTTACAACCGGTACTTACTGGAACAAAGCTGGTTGTAAAAGGCGGAATTAGCCGTCCGCCCATGGAAAAAACAGAGAAAAGCTATGCACTCTTTTCGTTAGCAAAGTTTATCTGTGAGCAAGAATTTTCTTGCTCTTTAACCGAAGAGGGAACAGGTGGGGTAAGTGATGGTAATTTCGTTGCTGCTTGTGGCGTGCCTACGTTAGATGGATTGGGGGCAAGTGGAGATTATGCTCATTCTCCGCGTGAGTTCATTTGGATTAAAGATATTCCAAAACGAACCACACTATTAGCTCGTTTGTTAGAAGAATGTTAA
- a CDS encoding Lrp/AsnC family transcriptional regulator, with amino-acid sequence MRKIDHVDRQILQILQEDGRTPYTEIAHQLKVSEGTIRSRISRLLHDGVFQFVIRTDPEKLGLDVLAFIGLTTKLGKQKQVAAELTQLPQVTFVGAFSGKHDLIIQACFYSNDELIIFVNEQLSRIDGILAADVSLELKQYKESFSYVREEDNVTPEGS; translated from the coding sequence TTGAGGAAAATCGACCATGTGGATAGGCAAATCTTGCAGATCCTCCAAGAAGATGGCCGAACTCCTTATACAGAGATTGCTCACCAATTAAAAGTGAGTGAAGGCACGATTCGCTCGAGGATATCCCGACTATTACATGATGGAGTTTTTCAATTCGTCATTCGCACCGACCCGGAAAAATTGGGGCTTGATGTGCTAGCCTTTATCGGGCTAACCACGAAATTGGGCAAACAGAAACAAGTAGCTGCTGAGTTAACCCAATTACCTCAGGTTACATTCGTGGGAGCTTTTAGTGGCAAGCACGATTTAATTATACAAGCCTGTTTTTACAGCAATGATGAACTGATTATCTTCGTTAATGAGCAACTCTCGCGAATCGATGGAATTCTCGCTGCCGATGTCTCTTTGGAGCTAAAGCAGTATAAAGAATCTTTTTCGTACGTGCGTGAAGAGGATAATGTAACACCAGAAGGGAGTTGA
- a CDS encoding ABC transporter permease has protein sequence MLRYLGKRIIFMFFSLFLIVTATFFLMHSIPGGPFTGERNVPPEIQKALEAKYNLDLPISQQYLLYLKGIATWDLGPSFTEKSSTVNDMINRGFPVSAHLGLQALLVAIFGGISLGVIAALYHNKWQDYSAMLIAVLGLSVPSFILASFYQYIFSIELGWFPIAKWDTWKHTVLPTFALAASPLAFIARLTRSNMIEIMGQDYIKTAKSKGLSTFVITVKHAIRNALLPVITYLGPLAASILTGAFVVERIFGIPGLGREFVISITNRDYTVIMGTTVFYAMILVVMVLIVDIAYTLIDPRIKLGDVGKE, from the coding sequence TTGCTCCGTTACCTTGGTAAACGTATCATCTTTATGTTTTTTTCTCTGTTTTTAATTGTTACCGCGACTTTTTTCCTGATGCATTCAATTCCGGGGGGACCATTCACCGGTGAACGTAATGTACCACCAGAGATTCAAAAAGCGCTGGAAGCAAAATACAATCTGGACTTGCCGATCAGTCAGCAGTACCTGCTGTATTTGAAAGGGATCGCTACCTGGGATTTGGGTCCATCCTTTACTGAGAAATCATCAACGGTTAATGATATGATCAATCGTGGATTTCCTGTATCAGCACATTTAGGTTTACAAGCTTTATTAGTAGCCATTTTTGGTGGAATTTCCTTGGGCGTTATCGCAGCTCTTTATCATAACAAATGGCAGGATTATAGTGCCATGTTGATTGCGGTGCTTGGACTTTCTGTACCTAGCTTTATTCTTGCAAGTTTTTATCAATATATTTTCTCGATTGAACTTGGGTGGTTCCCGATTGCAAAATGGGATACTTGGAAACATACCGTTCTACCAACATTCGCGTTGGCAGCAAGCCCGCTAGCCTTTATCGCGCGTCTGACTCGTTCTAATATGATTGAAATTATGGGACAAGATTACATTAAAACGGCTAAATCTAAAGGGTTAAGTACTTTCGTTATCACAGTAAAGCACGCGATTCGAAATGCTCTATTACCTGTTATTACTTACTTAGGTCCTTTGGCTGCTAGCATTTTGACTGGGGCATTCGTTGTTGAGAGAATCTTTGGTATCCCTGGTCTTGGTAGAGAATTCGTTATATCCATTACGAATCGTGACTATACGGTTATCATGGGTACGACCGTCTTCTATGCGATGATACTTGTTGTCATGGTTTTGATTGTGGATATTGCCTATACATTGATTGACCCACGCATTAAGCTTGGCGATGTTGGAAAGGAGTAG
- a CDS encoding ABC transporter permease, with protein sequence MQLTEKHFEPVSVDASQAEQIKRPSLSFWQDAWRRLKQNKVAMVSLIFLIALIVCAIFMPMVSSNDYFSTDLTGKNKKPSMEHFFGTDDLGRDMFVRIWYGARISLEVGFAAAFIDLIVGVLWGGIAGFYGGKVDEVMMRIADILFAIPYLLVVILLLVVLKPGVTTIILALTITGWIGMARIVRGQMLQLKQQEYVLAAKSLGADSNRIIFKHLIPNALGPIIVTLSLSIPSAIFAEAFLSFLGLGVSAPVASWGTMASEGLPAMKYYPWRLMFPAVFISLTILALNLLGDGIRDAVDPRLRK encoded by the coding sequence ATGCAATTAACAGAAAAACACTTTGAGCCTGTCTCGGTAGATGCTAGTCAGGCAGAACAAATTAAGCGTCCAAGTTTATCCTTTTGGCAAGATGCATGGCGCCGTCTAAAACAAAATAAAGTAGCAATGGTTTCACTTATCTTTTTAATAGCTCTTATCGTTTGTGCTATTTTTATGCCGATGGTGAGTTCCAATGACTACTTCTCTACAGATTTGACTGGTAAAAACAAAAAGCCTTCCATGGAGCACTTCTTTGGGACGGATGATTTGGGACGCGATATGTTCGTTCGAATTTGGTACGGTGCACGTATCTCCCTTGAAGTAGGTTTTGCCGCTGCCTTTATCGATTTGATTGTTGGAGTACTTTGGGGTGGTATTGCAGGTTTCTACGGTGGTAAAGTTGACGAGGTTATGATGCGTATTGCGGATATCCTGTTTGCTATTCCTTATCTATTAGTAGTTATCTTGCTGTTGGTTGTATTAAAGCCTGGTGTTACCACTATTATTTTAGCCCTCACCATAACGGGTTGGATCGGAATGGCTAGGATTGTACGGGGTCAGATGTTGCAGCTTAAACAACAAGAGTATGTATTAGCTGCGAAATCACTTGGAGCTGATAGTAATCGTATCATCTTTAAGCATTTGATTCCGAATGCTCTGGGTCCGATCATCGTAACGTTGAGCTTGTCAATTCCAAGTGCGATCTTTGCTGAAGCATTCTTGTCCTTCCTAGGTCTAGGCGTTTCCGCACCGGTAGCTTCATGGGGAACCATGGCATCCGAGGGGCTGCCAGCGATGAAGTATTACCCGTGGCGATTAATGTTCCCAGCTGTATTTATCAGTTTAACCATTTTGGCCTTAAACTTGTTGGGTGACGGTATACGAGATGCAGTAGACCCACGCTTACGTAAATAG
- a CDS encoding ABC transporter ATP-binding protein, with amino-acid sequence MERILEVKDLHVSFHTYAGEVKAVRGVNFHVNKGEAVAIVGESGCGKSVTAQSLMKLIPTPPGEYKQGQILFNGQDIIKKTNKEMESIRGKEMGMIFQDPMTSLNPTMTIGNQIMEGLIKHQNMSKAAAKERAVELLNIVGIPQPDRRVNQYPHEFSGGMRQRGMIAISLACSPKLLIADEPTTALDVTIQAQILDLMKDLQKKMGTSIIMITHDLGVVAEMCDRVVVMYAGKVIEEGTIDEVFYNPQHPYTKGLLRSVPRLDLDRDEPLTPIFGTPPDLLKPPVGCGFAARCECTMKVCMEYDPELTTISDSQRAACWLQHPLAQARTGS; translated from the coding sequence ATGGAACGAATTTTGGAAGTTAAAGATTTGCATGTTTCCTTCCACACCTATGCTGGTGAAGTGAAAGCTGTGCGTGGCGTAAACTTTCATGTAAATAAAGGGGAAGCAGTAGCAATCGTAGGGGAGTCCGGCTGTGGAAAGTCGGTAACAGCTCAATCGTTGATGAAGCTAATTCCGACACCTCCGGGTGAATATAAGCAAGGTCAAATCTTGTTTAATGGTCAAGATATTATTAAGAAGACAAATAAAGAAATGGAATCCATTCGTGGTAAAGAAATGGGTATGATTTTCCAAGATCCTATGACTTCTTTAAACCCAACTATGACGATTGGTAATCAAATCATGGAAGGTTTGATTAAACATCAAAACATGTCCAAAGCGGCTGCAAAAGAACGTGCCGTGGAATTATTAAATATCGTAGGTATTCCACAGCCAGATCGTCGTGTGAACCAATACCCACATGAATTTTCTGGTGGTATGCGCCAACGTGGAATGATTGCTATCTCTCTTGCATGTTCGCCAAAGCTGTTAATTGCCGATGAGCCAACAACAGCTTTGGATGTGACTATTCAAGCGCAGATTCTTGATTTGATGAAAGATTTACAAAAGAAAATGGGTACTTCCATTATCATGATTACGCATGATTTGGGTGTTGTTGCCGAAATGTGCGATCGTGTAGTTGTTATGTATGCTGGTAAGGTAATTGAAGAGGGTACAATTGATGAAGTATTCTACAATCCTCAGCATCCATATACAAAAGGTTTGTTGCGCTCTGTACCACGCCTTGACTTAGATCGTGATGAGCCGCTTACTCCAATCTTCGGTACACCACCTGATCTATTAAAACCTCCAGTGGGTTGCGGCTTTGCTGCTCGCTGTGAATGCACAATGAAGGTGTGCATGGAATATGATCCGGAATTGACCACCATTAGCGATAGTCAACGTGCCGCTTGCTGGTTGCAACATCCGCTTGCACAAGCTCGCACAGGTTCGTAG
- a CDS encoding ATP-binding cassette domain-containing protein → MSNSDTLVEVRNLKKFFKIGESTLKAVNDVSFTIKRGETLGIVGESGCGKSTAGRTMLRLYEPTDGQVIFEGKDLSKLSPTEMKAMRRNIQMIFQDPYASLNPRMTVGDIIGEALDIHGLATGSKRKERIQELLALVSLNPEHTNRFPHEFSGGQRQRIGIARALAVEPQFIVCDEPISALDVSVQAQVVNLLEQLQEKMGLTYMFIAHDLSMVKYISDRVGVMYLGKMVELADSEKLYEKPLHPYTQALLSAIPIPDPEIERNRERIVLQGDVPSPMNPPSGCHFRTRCPKAMPECAAKEPVWKEIEPGHFAACHLYN, encoded by the coding sequence CTGTCAAACAGTGATACATTGGTTGAGGTACGTAATTTAAAGAAATTCTTTAAGATCGGTGAAAGTACGTTAAAAGCGGTTAATGACGTATCATTTACTATTAAACGCGGTGAAACATTAGGAATCGTAGGCGAGTCAGGTTGTGGGAAATCTACAGCTGGCCGTACAATGCTTCGCTTGTATGAACCAACCGACGGGCAAGTAATTTTTGAGGGTAAAGATCTATCTAAATTAAGCCCGACTGAAATGAAAGCGATGCGTCGTAACATCCAGATGATTTTCCAAGACCCATACGCTTCTCTTAACCCGCGTATGACAGTTGGCGATATTATCGGGGAAGCATTAGATATCCATGGTCTTGCTACAGGTTCAAAACGTAAAGAACGTATTCAAGAATTGCTTGCTTTAGTAAGTTTGAATCCAGAGCATACGAACCGTTTTCCACATGAGTTTTCTGGTGGTCAGCGTCAACGTATCGGGATTGCACGAGCACTAGCTGTTGAGCCGCAATTCATCGTATGTGACGAACCAATATCTGCGTTGGACGTATCCGTTCAAGCTCAGGTTGTTAACTTGTTGGAACAATTGCAAGAAAAAATGGGTTTAACTTATATGTTTATCGCCCATGACTTGTCCATGGTTAAGTATATTTCTGACCGTGTTGGCGTTATGTATTTGGGAAAAATGGTGGAGCTGGCAGACAGTGAAAAGCTGTATGAAAAACCGCTACATCCATATACACAAGCCTTATTATCCGCGATTCCGATTCCAGATCCTGAAATCGAACGTAATCGTGAGCGTATCGTCCTTCAAGGCGATGTACCGAGTCCAATGAACCCACCGAGCGGTTGTCATTTCCGTACGCGTTGCCCGAAAGCAATGCCGGAATGTGCAGCGAAAGAACCGGTTTGGAAAGAGATTGAACCAGGCCATTTCGCAGCTTGTCACCTGTATAACTAA